The Daucus carota subsp. sativus chromosome 7, DH1 v3.0, whole genome shotgun sequence genome window below encodes:
- the LOC108193421 gene encoding thiamine biosynthetic bifunctional enzyme TH1, chloroplastic isoform X1: MAGLVYSEPGQMQALVLGFQPTRVLNLKAMYDTNVSAATSESIKERMPHVLSVAGSDSGAGAGIQADLKTCAARGVYCSTVITAVTAQNTVGVQGVNIVPEKFVSEQLKSVLSDMNVTVVKTGMLPTVGIVKVLNDSLKQFPVQALVVDPVMVSTSGDVLAGPSILDILREQLLPMADIVTPNLKEASALLGGIKLQTISDMRSAAKSIHDMGPRNVLVKGGDLPASSDAVDIFFDGVEFCELRSLRIQTQNSHGTGCSLASCIAAELAKGSQMLQAVRVAKHYVETALDYSKDIHIGNGLQGPLDHLCKLKRNVHSSSRLQRFNPDDLLLYAVTDSKMNNKWGRSIAAAVKAAIEGGATIIQLREKDTETNNFLEAAKNCLEVCRLHGVPMLINDRIDIALACDADGVHVGQSDMPAHVARSLLGPQKIIGVSCKTPEQAHQAWVDGADYIGSGGVYSTNTKANNSTIGLDGLKTVCLASKLPVVAIGGIGLSNVRSVVELGPENLKGVAVVSALFDRECIATEARKLHTLVSETLKTTSAAS, translated from the exons ATGGCAGGGCTAGTTTATAGCG AACCAGGCCAGATGCAAGCTTTAGTACTAGGATTTCAGCCAACTAGGGTCTTGAATCTCAAGGCAATGTACGATACTAATGTTTCTGCTGCAACAAGTGAATCCATTAAGGAAAGGATGCCTCATGTTTTGAGTGTTGCAGGCTCCGATTCAGGAGCTGGTGCAGGAATCCAAGCTGACCTTAAAACTTGTGCTGCTCGCGGAGTGTATTGTTCTACTGTTATTACTGCCGTTACTGCACAGAACACTGTTGGGGTTCAG GGTGTGAACATTGTGCCCGAGAAATTTGTTTCAGAGCAATTGAAATCTGTTCTGTCAGACATGAATGTCACTGTT GTAAAAACAGGCATGCTTCCCACAGTAGGGATAGTGAAAGTGCTTAATGACAGCTTGAAGCAATTTCCAGTTCAAG CTTTGGTGGTTGACCCGGTCATGGTATCAACTAGTGGTGATGTGCTGGCTGGTCCTTCTATTCTTGATATACTTCG TGAACAGCTTCTTCCCATGGCGGACATAGTAACCCCTAATCTTAAAGAGGCTTCTGCTTTACTTGGTGGCATAAAATTGCAAACAATTTCTGACATGCGTTCTGCTGCAAAGTCCATACATGACATGGGTCCAAG AAATGTTCTTGTTAAAGGTGGTGATCTTCCGGCATCATCAGATGCTGTTGATATTTTCTTTGATG GTGTGGAGTTCTGTGAGCTGCGGTCCTTACGGATACAAACTCAAAATAGTCACGGTACCGGTTGCAGTCTAGCTTCATGTATAGCAGCTGAACTAGCAAAAGGTTCCCAGATGTTGCAAGCTGTTAGG GTTGCAAAACACTATGTTGAAACTGCATTGGATTATAGCAAAGATATCCATATTGGAAATGGGCTTCAAGGTCCTCTTGACCACCTGTGTAAGCTTAAAAGAAATGTTCACAGTTCAAGTAGACTACAGAGATTCAATCCAGATGATCTCCTATTGTATGCTGTGACGGACTcaaaaatgaataataaatggGGCCGCTCGATAGCAGCTGCTGTTAAAGCTGCCATAGAGGGTGGTGCGACCATAATACAGCTGAG GGAAAAGGATACTGAGACGAACAATTTTCTGGAAGCAGCTAAAAATTGTCTGGAAGTTTGCCGTTTACACGGTGTACCTATGTTGATAAATGATCGAATTGATATTGCTCTTGCTTGCGATGCAGATGGAGTGCATGTAGGCCAGTCTGATATGCCTGCACATGTGGCTCGATCTCTTCTTGGGCCCCAAAAGATCATCGGCGTGTCCTGCAAAACACCAGAACAAGCTCATCAGGCCTGGGTTGATGGTGCTGATTACATAGGTAGTGGCGGTGTGTACTCCACCAATACAAAAGCAAATAATTCAACTATCGGTTTAGATGGCCTTAAAACTGTATGTTTGGCATCCAAGTTACCAGTTGTTGCCATCGGAGGCATCGGTCTTTCAAATGTTCGTTCAGTGGTAGAATTAGGTCCAGAAAATTTAAAAGGAGTTGCAGTTGTATCAGCACTGTTTGACAGGGAATGCATCGCCACCGAGGCACGGAAGTTACATACGTTGGTGTCAGAGACCCTGAAGACGACCTCTGCAGCTTCATGA
- the LOC108193421 gene encoding thiamine biosynthetic bifunctional enzyme TH1, chloroplastic isoform X2, with the protein MQALVLGFQPTRVLNLKAMYDTNVSAATSESIKERMPHVLSVAGSDSGAGAGIQADLKTCAARGVYCSTVITAVTAQNTVGVQGVNIVPEKFVSEQLKSVLSDMNVTVVKTGMLPTVGIVKVLNDSLKQFPVQALVVDPVMVSTSGDVLAGPSILDILREQLLPMADIVTPNLKEASALLGGIKLQTISDMRSAAKSIHDMGPRNVLVKGGDLPASSDAVDIFFDGVEFCELRSLRIQTQNSHGTGCSLASCIAAELAKGSQMLQAVRVAKHYVETALDYSKDIHIGNGLQGPLDHLCKLKRNVHSSSRLQRFNPDDLLLYAVTDSKMNNKWGRSIAAAVKAAIEGGATIIQLREKDTETNNFLEAAKNCLEVCRLHGVPMLINDRIDIALACDADGVHVGQSDMPAHVARSLLGPQKIIGVSCKTPEQAHQAWVDGADYIGSGGVYSTNTKANNSTIGLDGLKTVCLASKLPVVAIGGIGLSNVRSVVELGPENLKGVAVVSALFDRECIATEARKLHTLVSETLKTTSAAS; encoded by the exons ATGCAAGCTTTAGTACTAGGATTTCAGCCAACTAGGGTCTTGAATCTCAAGGCAATGTACGATACTAATGTTTCTGCTGCAACAAGTGAATCCATTAAGGAAAGGATGCCTCATGTTTTGAGTGTTGCAGGCTCCGATTCAGGAGCTGGTGCAGGAATCCAAGCTGACCTTAAAACTTGTGCTGCTCGCGGAGTGTATTGTTCTACTGTTATTACTGCCGTTACTGCACAGAACACTGTTGGGGTTCAG GGTGTGAACATTGTGCCCGAGAAATTTGTTTCAGAGCAATTGAAATCTGTTCTGTCAGACATGAATGTCACTGTT GTAAAAACAGGCATGCTTCCCACAGTAGGGATAGTGAAAGTGCTTAATGACAGCTTGAAGCAATTTCCAGTTCAAG CTTTGGTGGTTGACCCGGTCATGGTATCAACTAGTGGTGATGTGCTGGCTGGTCCTTCTATTCTTGATATACTTCG TGAACAGCTTCTTCCCATGGCGGACATAGTAACCCCTAATCTTAAAGAGGCTTCTGCTTTACTTGGTGGCATAAAATTGCAAACAATTTCTGACATGCGTTCTGCTGCAAAGTCCATACATGACATGGGTCCAAG AAATGTTCTTGTTAAAGGTGGTGATCTTCCGGCATCATCAGATGCTGTTGATATTTTCTTTGATG GTGTGGAGTTCTGTGAGCTGCGGTCCTTACGGATACAAACTCAAAATAGTCACGGTACCGGTTGCAGTCTAGCTTCATGTATAGCAGCTGAACTAGCAAAAGGTTCCCAGATGTTGCAAGCTGTTAGG GTTGCAAAACACTATGTTGAAACTGCATTGGATTATAGCAAAGATATCCATATTGGAAATGGGCTTCAAGGTCCTCTTGACCACCTGTGTAAGCTTAAAAGAAATGTTCACAGTTCAAGTAGACTACAGAGATTCAATCCAGATGATCTCCTATTGTATGCTGTGACGGACTcaaaaatgaataataaatggGGCCGCTCGATAGCAGCTGCTGTTAAAGCTGCCATAGAGGGTGGTGCGACCATAATACAGCTGAG GGAAAAGGATACTGAGACGAACAATTTTCTGGAAGCAGCTAAAAATTGTCTGGAAGTTTGCCGTTTACACGGTGTACCTATGTTGATAAATGATCGAATTGATATTGCTCTTGCTTGCGATGCAGATGGAGTGCATGTAGGCCAGTCTGATATGCCTGCACATGTGGCTCGATCTCTTCTTGGGCCCCAAAAGATCATCGGCGTGTCCTGCAAAACACCAGAACAAGCTCATCAGGCCTGGGTTGATGGTGCTGATTACATAGGTAGTGGCGGTGTGTACTCCACCAATACAAAAGCAAATAATTCAACTATCGGTTTAGATGGCCTTAAAACTGTATGTTTGGCATCCAAGTTACCAGTTGTTGCCATCGGAGGCATCGGTCTTTCAAATGTTCGTTCAGTGGTAGAATTAGGTCCAGAAAATTTAAAAGGAGTTGCAGTTGTATCAGCACTGTTTGACAGGGAATGCATCGCCACCGAGGCACGGAAGTTACATACGTTGGTGTCAGAGACCCTGAAGACGACCTCTGCAGCTTCATGA
- the LOC108195345 gene encoding uncharacterized protein LOC108195345 — protein MMNHPNSSVSGFYNFITQGLNNLDHSFHSNNFMSIQFLQHVLSSLQSFHSQLCILVQKLHLPLGEKWLDEYMDETSRLWEVCHVLKSAVSGMENYYATGSNIAATLHDQHNLNAQLSRQLFRAISGCQREIVGLEEDNRSLIETRIQPLSLKFDENLLIESKFNGYNGFRGVLFLLRNINSLLLMILLGGLVYFCPETSFSSEGEYNGHMVYGSDFMVSASRLHQSLKSTMDELQGQRPGVLLYEFLMAKNAMEELKVEMGTSMEFNQTVMFEDISDKVKNMKSCFEVLQCGAENIVVQIDDFFDEIVEGRKKLLDMCSHR, from the exons ATGATGAATCATCCTAATTCCTCTGTGAGTGGCTTCTACAACTTCATCACTCAAGGCCTTAACAATCTTGATCACTCTTTTCACTCCAACAACTTCATGTCTATTCAGTTCCTTCAGCATGTGCTTTCTTCTCTTCAATCTTTTCATTCCCAGCTCTGCATTTTGGTGCAGAAACTGCATCTGCCACTAGGGGAGAAGTGGCTTGATGAGTACATGGATGAAACTTCTAGGCTCTGGGAAGTTTGCCATGTACTCAAATCAGCTGTCTCTGGCATGGAAAACTACTATGCAACTGGTTCAAACATTGCTGCCACTCTTCATGATCAGCACAATTTGAATGCTCAGCTTTCCCGCCAG CTTTTTCGAGCAATTTCGGGCTGTCAAAGGGAGATTGTGGGGCTGGAAGAGGACAATAGGAGCCTAATTGAAACAAGAATCCAACCACTATCATTGAAATTCGATGAAAATTTATTGATTGAATCCAAGTTCAATGGTTATAATGGTTTTAGGGGAGTGTTGTTTCTGCTGAGAAATATCAACTCAttacttttaatgattttactTGGTGGGCTGGTGTATTTTTGCCCTGAAACTAGTTTTTCAAGTGAAGGAGAATACAATGGGCACATGGTGTATGGTTCAGACTTCATGGTCTCTGCATCAAGATTGCACCAAAGCCTGAAATCCACTATGGATGAACTCCAAGGACAGCGGCCCGGGGTGCTTCTTTACGAGTTCTTGATGGCGAAAAACGCCATGGAAGAGCTGAAAGTTGAGATGGGGACAAGCATGGAGTTCAATCAAACAGTTATGTTTGAAGATATCAGTGACAAAGTCAAGAACATGAAGAGTTGCTTTGAGGTTCTGCAATGTGGAGCTGAGAACATTGTTGTGCAAATTGATGACTTctttgatgaaatagttgaaGGGAGGAAAAAGCTTCTGGATATGTGCAGTCATAGGTAG
- the LOC108195902 gene encoding xyloglucan 6-xylosyltransferase 2 produces MVLERCFGQRRSRQLHRILRNGKLTLLCLVLTVVVLRGNLGAGKFGTPEQDLMEIRETFSHYRKRAEPRRVLEEVASGEEEKVSNNYAEFDINKLFVDEESEEKKDPNLEYSLGPKISDWDEQRGEWLKRNPNFPNFVQPNKPRVLLVTGSAPKPCENPVGDHYLLKAIKNKIDYCRLHGIEVFYNMALLDAEMAGFWAKLPLIRKLLLSHPEVEFLWWMDSDAMFTDMAFEIPWKRYEDRNLVMHGWNEMVYDEKNWIGLNTGSFLLRNCQWSLDMLDAWAPMGPKGKIRDEAGKILTRELKGRPVFEADDQSAMVYLLVSQRDKWAEKVYLENHYYLHGYWGILVDHYEEYMKDYHPGFGDHRWPLVTHFVGCKPCGKFGDYPVERCLKQMDRAFNFGDNQILQMYGFTHKSLASRRVKRTRNETSTPLEDKDELGLLHPAFKAVKVSSA; encoded by the coding sequence ATGGTGTTGGAGAGGTGTTTCGGACAGCGGCGGAGCCGACAGCTTCATCGGATCCTGCGAAATGGGAAGCTGACGTTGTTGTGTCTGGTCTTGACTGTGGTTGTGCTACGTGGCAATCTGGGCGCCGGCAAGTTCGGGACGCCGGAGCAGGACTTGATGGAGATAAGGGAGACTTTTTCGCATTATCGGAAACGCGCGGAGCCGAGGCGCGTGCTGGAAGAAGTGGCATCAGGTGAAGAAGAGAAGGTGAGTAATAATTATGCTGAGtttgatataaataaattgtttgttgatgaagaaagtgaagaaaaAAAAGATCCAAACTTGGAATATAGTCTTGGGCCTAAGATCTCTGATTGGGATGAGCAGAGAGGGGAGTGGTTGAAGAGAAATCCTAACTTTCCTAATTTTGTGCAACCCAATAAGCCTAGGGTGTTGTTGGTAACTGGGTCAGCTCCGAAACCTTGCGAAAACCCGGTTGGGGATCATTATCTGTTGAAAGCTATAAAGAATAAGATTGATTATTGTAGGTTACATGGGATTGAGGTTTTTTATAATATGGCTTTGTTGGATGCTGAAATGGCTGGGTTTTGGGCTAAGTTACCGTTGATTCGGAAGCTGTTGTTGTCACATCCTGAGGTTGAGTTCTTGTGGTGGATGGATAGTGATGCTATGTTTACGGATATGGCTTTCGAGATACCTTGGAAGAGGTATGAGGATAGGAATTTGGTGATGCATGGGTGGAATGAGATGGTGTACGATGAGAAGAATTGGATTGGGTTGAACACGGGGAGTTTTTTGTTGAGGAATTGTCAGTGGTCTTTGGATATGTTGGATGCTTGGGCTCCGATGGGGCCGAAAGGGAAAATAAGGGATGAGGCTGGGAAGATTTTGACTAGGGAACTTAAGGGCAGGCCGGTTTTCGAAGCTGATGATCAGTCTGCAATGGTGTATTTGTTAGTGTCGCAGAGGGACAAGTGGGCCGAGAAGGTGTATCTTGAGAATCATTACTATTTGCACGGGTATTGGGGGATTTTGGTGGATCATTATGAGGAGTATATGAAAGATTACCATCCTGGTTTTGGTGATCATAGGTGGCCGTTAGTGACTCATTTTGTGGGTTGCAAACCTTGTGGGAAGTTTGGGGATTATCCGGTTGAGAGGTGCTTGAAGCAGATGGATCGGGCATTTAACTTCGGGGATAATCAGATTCTGCAGATGTACGGGTTTACACATAAATCACTTGCTAGTCGTAGAGTTAAGAGAACACGAAATGAAACTAGCAC